One Glutamicibacter mishrai genomic window carries:
- a CDS encoding amidohydrolase — protein MAKTLYRNGAVYSAADPFATAMVVDGDTISWLGGEDAADRHAETADQVIDLRGGLVTPAFVESHTHLAALGRNLAGGDLSKATSASSLLSLVAAQGQKSSKVVLAQGWDNSNWEQAELPAEHDLTSAADGRAYYLSRRDVHSALVNQELLDFLGLGDLKPGLVSGSDHDDVRVALAKAQKADHDFQRLALEHYASRGFATVVEMAAPQLEGRAALDQLLADDQPKLPKVYAYWGELVNDAEAADELFASFPAGRILGLGGDLKVDGSLGSHTAYLREEYSDRPGERGTLYLGREEIAAHLVACSSRGIQASFHVIGDGALDVVLDGFDLAAEQIGVSKVQMGRHRLEHVEMVDEATRSRLLQYAVTVSMQPVFDKAWGGSNGMYAQRLGDRAQGMNNLSAMLSAGVPMVLGSDAPVTEVDGWEVVRAAMNMSNPQARISARAAFLAQTRSTYRAMGEMNPLAGQLAIGAQATFAVWTASELAVQTPDVRISSWSTDARAGTPMLPVVDEEIPQCLRTVRAGITIFDELEQVN, from the coding sequence ATGGCAAAAACACTGTACCGAAACGGGGCAGTTTATTCCGCCGCAGATCCGTTTGCGACCGCCATGGTTGTAGATGGCGATACGATTTCCTGGTTGGGCGGTGAGGATGCCGCTGATCGACACGCCGAGACCGCAGATCAGGTGATTGATTTGCGTGGCGGGTTGGTGACACCGGCATTTGTCGAGTCGCATACCCACCTTGCGGCGCTGGGCCGGAACCTTGCCGGGGGAGACCTGAGCAAAGCCACCTCGGCCAGTTCCCTGCTTTCCTTGGTGGCAGCGCAGGGGCAGAAATCCAGCAAAGTGGTCCTGGCCCAGGGCTGGGATAATTCCAACTGGGAACAGGCCGAGCTTCCTGCAGAACATGACCTGACCAGCGCTGCCGACGGCAGAGCCTACTACCTGTCCCGCCGAGACGTGCACAGCGCCTTGGTTAATCAGGAGCTGCTGGACTTCCTGGGTCTTGGAGATCTGAAGCCGGGCCTGGTCTCCGGCAGTGATCATGATGATGTACGCGTCGCACTGGCCAAGGCCCAGAAAGCGGATCACGACTTCCAGCGCCTGGCCTTGGAACACTATGCCTCGAGAGGCTTCGCCACGGTAGTGGAAATGGCAGCGCCACAGCTTGAAGGCCGGGCCGCCCTCGACCAGCTTCTGGCCGACGATCAGCCCAAGCTGCCCAAGGTCTACGCCTACTGGGGCGAGCTGGTGAACGACGCAGAGGCAGCCGACGAGCTCTTCGCTTCATTCCCTGCTGGACGGATCCTGGGCCTTGGCGGCGATCTGAAAGTTGATGGCTCCCTCGGAAGCCACACCGCCTACCTCCGCGAGGAGTACAGCGATCGCCCCGGTGAACGCGGCACCCTGTACCTAGGCAGGGAAGAAATCGCAGCTCACCTCGTCGCGTGCAGCAGCCGCGGAATCCAGGCCTCGTTCCATGTCATTGGCGACGGCGCTTTGGATGTTGTGCTGGATGGATTCGATCTGGCCGCCGAGCAGATTGGCGTGTCCAAGGTGCAGATGGGCCGCCACCGCTTGGAGCATGTGGAAATGGTTGATGAAGCAACCCGCTCACGCCTCTTGCAGTACGCCGTGACCGTGTCGATGCAGCCGGTATTCGATAAGGCTTGGGGCGGTTCGAACGGAATGTATGCTCAGCGGTTGGGCGATCGCGCGCAGGGAATGAACAACCTCTCGGCTATGCTTTCCGCAGGTGTGCCGATGGTTCTCGGATCCGATGCGCCCGTCACCGAGGTCGACGGGTGGGAGGTAGTTCGCGCGGCGATGAACATGTCCAATCCGCAGGCGCGTATTTCCGCTCGCGCCGCCTTCCTGGCGCAGACCCGTTCGACCTACCGGGCCATGGGGGAGATGAATCCGCTGGCCGGTCAGTTGGCCATTGGGGCGCAGGCGACGTTCGCCGTGTGGACTGCCTCTGAACTTGCTGTGCAGACGCCGGACGTTCGCATCAGCTCTTGGAGCACCGATGCTCGAGCTGGCACTCCGATGCTGCCCGTAGTGGATGAGGAAATTCCGCAGTGCTTGCGCACCGTTCGCGCCGGAATCACCATCTTTGACGAGCTTGAGCAGGTCAATTAG
- a CDS encoding FKBP-type peptidyl-prolyl cis-trans isomerase translates to MRKVLALCATASVLALAACGSGSSSDLSSISVKPASDDKTAPEVSFDTPFVTDKDEAVTLEQGDGAEINAGDTISIKSGLYKAIDGLSAGENFTGQATDMTVDDTMKQQMPELYDRLVDSKVGDWIAYSTVEGTQQADGTVAEPEEGARAERIIVLHVENSTAASGTMSKDEVAKQKKEGKLPTVKVTDGKPAITIPKDTEAPKDLAVDVLEEGKGEAATATSKVKAKYSGVTWADGKEFDGNFDKGEATEFGLDQVIKGWTEGMTGLKAGSKVLLTIPADKAYGNSSTSGSPTGTLVFYVELESVTAGDSK, encoded by the coding sequence GTGCGAAAAGTATTGGCATTGTGCGCTACTGCCTCGGTTCTAGCCCTGGCAGCTTGCGGATCAGGTTCCTCCTCAGATCTGTCGTCGATCTCGGTCAAGCCTGCGTCGGATGACAAGACCGCTCCAGAAGTTTCCTTCGACACTCCCTTCGTCACTGACAAGGACGAAGCTGTCACCTTGGAACAGGGTGATGGCGCCGAGATTAATGCCGGCGATACTATCTCGATCAAGTCCGGCCTCTACAAGGCTATTGACGGCTTGTCGGCCGGCGAGAACTTCACAGGCCAGGCTACGGACATGACCGTCGATGACACCATGAAGCAGCAGATGCCGGAGCTCTACGACCGCTTGGTGGATTCCAAGGTCGGCGATTGGATCGCCTACTCCACCGTTGAAGGCACACAGCAGGCCGATGGCACCGTGGCGGAGCCTGAAGAAGGCGCACGCGCCGAACGCATCATCGTTCTTCACGTTGAAAACAGCACTGCTGCCAGTGGAACCATGAGCAAGGACGAAGTGGCCAAGCAGAAGAAGGAAGGCAAGCTTCCTACGGTGAAGGTCACCGATGGCAAGCCAGCTATCACCATCCCCAAGGACACCGAGGCTCCTAAGGACCTTGCTGTAGATGTTCTGGAAGAGGGCAAGGGCGAAGCCGCCACTGCCACGTCGAAGGTCAAGGCCAAGTACTCCGGCGTTACCTGGGCTGATGGCAAGGAATTCGATGGCAACTTCGACAAGGGCGAAGCCACCGAGTTCGGCCTGGACCAGGTCATCAAGGGCTGGACTGAAGGCATGACTGGCCTGAAGGCCGGTTCCAAGGTCCTGCTGACCATCCCTGCCGATAAGGCCTACGGAAATTCTTCTACGAGCGGATCGCCAACCGGCACTTTGGTCTTCTACGTAGAATTGGAATCTGTAACTGCTGGTGACAGCAAGTAA
- a CDS encoding RNA polymerase-binding protein RbpA, producing the protein MSDRSLRGMRLGAQSMESEAGVEPAARQRVEYRTEDGETVFVVFAAEAEIPAVWHTKTGKEAKLVHGEAQVEEASNEKPVRTHWDMLLERRSEEELEKTLADRLTQLRAARGEAV; encoded by the coding sequence ATGAGCGATCGCAGCCTACGAGGCATGCGCCTGGGTGCACAGAGCATGGAATCTGAGGCAGGTGTGGAGCCGGCTGCCCGTCAGCGCGTCGAATACCGTACCGAAGACGGCGAGACCGTCTTTGTTGTCTTTGCAGCCGAAGCTGAAATTCCAGCGGTCTGGCACACCAAGACCGGCAAGGAAGCCAAGCTCGTCCACGGCGAAGCCCAGGTGGAAGAAGCTAGCAACGAAAAGCCAGTTCGTACCCACTGGGACATGCTCCTTGAGCGTCGCAGCGAAGAAGAGCTGGAAAAGACTCTGGCTGACCGCCTGACGCAGTTGCGCGCTGCACGCGGGGAAGCTGTCTAG
- a CDS encoding FKBP-type peptidyl-prolyl cis-trans isomerase: MSFGERNYDRTKPEIDFPGTDAPEELVITDLIEGTGAEVTPGTTVQAHYVGVAWSTGEEFDSSWNRGQTLDFPVGVGMVIQGWDQGLLGMKVGGRRRLDIPSELAYGERGAPGAIGPNEALIFVVDLVGTK; the protein is encoded by the coding sequence ATGTCGTTCGGAGAACGCAACTACGACCGCACCAAGCCTGAGATTGATTTCCCAGGGACCGACGCACCTGAAGAACTGGTCATTACCGACCTGATCGAAGGCACCGGCGCCGAGGTAACCCCGGGCACCACCGTACAGGCCCACTATGTTGGTGTTGCTTGGTCAACCGGCGAAGAATTCGATTCTTCCTGGAACCGTGGACAGACCCTCGACTTCCCAGTGGGCGTCGGAATGGTCATCCAGGGCTGGGATCAGGGCCTGCTGGGCATGAAGGTCGGCGGCCGCCGCCGTCTGGACATTCCTTCTGAACTTGCCTACGGCGAGCGTGGCGCACCAGGCGCTATTGGCCCGAACGAAGCATTGATCTTCGTTGTCGATCTCGTTGGCACCAAGTAA
- the tatC gene encoding twin-arginine translocase subunit TatC, whose protein sequence is MSLKEHLIEARNRLFKSLIALTLGTVAGFFLYDWLLELIIAPVQAAGGSVNFTAVMSPFDIMIKVALFVGILVSSPVWLYQLWAFIVPGLKKNERRLSYSFVAVSVPLFIGGVAMAYFVLPFALQFFISLAPENSENLININEYLPFIIRLLLAFGLAMLVPVLMVGLNMVGVLPAKVILKNWRITVFLIAVVAAMAAPGGDAITMFALAGPLFLTFAAATVFCYFNDKKRAKKQAVQDAENERLASGESTTIDAPGTIDEPNSQL, encoded by the coding sequence ATGTCTCTTAAAGAGCATCTGATTGAAGCTCGAAACCGACTGTTCAAATCGCTCATAGCGTTGACTCTGGGAACTGTCGCCGGTTTCTTCCTCTATGACTGGTTGCTGGAGCTGATCATTGCTCCAGTCCAGGCAGCTGGCGGATCGGTGAACTTCACGGCAGTGATGTCGCCATTCGACATCATGATCAAGGTCGCGCTATTTGTCGGAATTCTCGTTTCGTCCCCTGTGTGGCTCTATCAGTTGTGGGCATTTATTGTCCCAGGGCTGAAGAAGAATGAACGTCGGCTCAGCTATAGCTTCGTTGCTGTTTCCGTTCCGCTGTTTATTGGCGGCGTCGCCATGGCTTACTTTGTGTTGCCATTTGCCCTGCAGTTCTTCATCAGCTTGGCCCCGGAAAATTCCGAGAACCTGATCAACATCAACGAGTATCTGCCGTTCATCATCCGGTTGCTGCTCGCATTCGGCTTGGCCATGCTCGTGCCGGTGCTGATGGTTGGACTGAACATGGTGGGCGTGCTGCCTGCCAAGGTGATTTTGAAGAACTGGCGAATCACCGTCTTCCTCATTGCGGTTGTGGCTGCAATGGCTGCACCTGGTGGTGACGCGATTACGATGTTTGCGTTGGCCGGTCCTCTGTTCCTGACCTTCGCTGCCGCCACAGTCTTCTGCTACTTCAATGACAAGAAACGCGCCAAGAAGCAAGCTGTGCAGGACGCCGAAAACGAACGACTAGCCAGTGGCGAGTCGACGACGATTGATGCTCCGGGCACAATCGACGAACCTAATTCACAGCTGTAG
- a CDS encoding helix-turn-helix transcriptional regulator has translation MSIKQSSGPSKAERLTSLIYALATKSRKFNAELIGEYLVPDGSADTREKALDRLKDDIRNDFGLQLDKETIDGVPYYSIDTTDWFLPPVTFSPSEAGVVALAASLWKDTKLQSLGLNAAARVTGHADSVSPVSLLAGSLVPRLSMDEPNFRDCALAVFNRKALKFTYVSSQGSKTERTVDVWGIGQRYGNWYFTGYDHTRNDSRVFRLSRVQGKFSNHRHNSTDSVYHPRPENFQMNQVLLDFDLKHPGYIATVKLHSDEAIPLRAQSLNGRSSNAELQIGYSDPHSFAAELAAYGPAVQVLEPADLADQVRRLLIDAKTAQLAQHDLEHYAQVKFRPSRATGRGTTTTQVMRNIDMIQYVVAHGAVEIQELAERYSMSVSKVREELAMIMMCGVPNGQHDELINVNDGDLESDTVTISNAALLAEPQKLAPLEAVAVLGGLNALASIPEFEHQDVLNSALAKVNSAVARFEGWNGALGFALSKARESDIPRQLVQAVRQHEVVRIDYYSASSRTHQLRDIEPVRMIEDGSIQYLRAWCRKRENMLTFRVDRILSAETLDEHFVPAHRHEDQQDVQIRYESSSDDLEVVLYVDAEFLPVVEAFHPTSWSTGKVDGGYLATVRFSDHQVAAPLVARHSGKLAVVSPDATREQVALWLDEAIRMYED, from the coding sequence GTGAGCATAAAGCAATCCAGTGGCCCTAGCAAAGCAGAACGCCTAACCAGCCTGATCTATGCATTGGCAACCAAATCACGGAAGTTCAACGCCGAGCTGATCGGCGAATATCTTGTTCCAGACGGTTCTGCCGATACCCGTGAAAAAGCGCTTGATCGTCTCAAAGATGACATTCGAAATGACTTCGGATTGCAGCTGGACAAGGAAACCATCGACGGTGTTCCTTACTACAGCATCGACACGACCGACTGGTTCCTGCCGCCGGTCACGTTCAGCCCTTCTGAGGCCGGCGTGGTCGCCTTGGCTGCCAGTTTGTGGAAGGACACGAAGCTCCAGTCCTTGGGCCTGAACGCGGCAGCGCGCGTCACGGGACACGCCGATTCAGTGTCACCGGTTTCGCTGTTGGCAGGCTCCCTGGTTCCGCGGCTGTCCATGGATGAGCCGAACTTTCGGGACTGCGCGCTGGCAGTTTTCAACCGCAAAGCCTTGAAGTTCACATATGTTTCGTCACAGGGCTCAAAAACCGAACGCACCGTTGATGTGTGGGGGATTGGGCAGCGTTACGGCAACTGGTACTTCACCGGATACGACCACACCCGCAATGATTCCCGGGTCTTCCGCCTCTCGCGCGTACAGGGCAAGTTCAGCAACCATCGCCATAACAGCACCGACAGCGTTTACCACCCGCGCCCGGAAAACTTCCAGATGAACCAGGTGCTCTTGGACTTTGATCTCAAGCACCCCGGATATATCGCCACCGTCAAGCTGCACAGCGACGAAGCCATTCCGTTGCGAGCCCAATCGCTGAACGGAAGAAGCTCGAACGCCGAACTCCAAATCGGTTATTCGGACCCGCACTCCTTCGCTGCGGAGCTCGCTGCCTACGGGCCAGCTGTGCAGGTCCTGGAGCCCGCCGATTTGGCGGATCAGGTTCGCCGCCTGCTGATTGACGCCAAGACCGCGCAACTTGCCCAGCACGATCTAGAGCACTATGCGCAGGTCAAATTCCGCCCGAGCAGGGCTACAGGCCGTGGAACCACAACCACACAGGTGATGCGCAACATCGACATGATCCAATATGTCGTGGCGCATGGCGCGGTGGAGATCCAGGAGCTAGCAGAACGCTATTCCATGAGCGTGTCCAAGGTCCGCGAGGAGCTGGCCATGATCATGATGTGCGGCGTGCCGAACGGGCAGCATGACGAGCTGATCAACGTCAATGACGGCGATCTTGAATCCGATACGGTCACCATCTCCAATGCGGCTCTCTTGGCCGAACCCCAGAAGCTTGCCCCGCTGGAGGCGGTCGCAGTCCTGGGCGGCCTGAACGCGTTGGCGAGCATTCCCGAGTTCGAGCATCAAGACGTCCTCAATTCAGCCCTGGCCAAGGTGAACTCGGCCGTGGCTCGCTTTGAAGGGTGGAATGGGGCCCTGGGGTTTGCGCTGTCCAAGGCTCGCGAGAGCGACATCCCGCGCCAGCTGGTCCAGGCGGTTCGGCAGCATGAAGTTGTACGCATCGATTACTACTCTGCAAGTTCCCGGACCCATCAGCTGCGCGATATAGAACCTGTCCGGATGATCGAAGACGGCTCAATTCAGTACCTTCGCGCTTGGTGCCGAAAACGGGAAAATATGCTGACATTCCGTGTCGATCGAATTTTAAGTGCGGAAACGCTTGATGAACATTTTGTTCCCGCGCACAGGCATGAGGACCAGCAAGATGTCCAGATTCGATACGAGTCCAGTTCGGACGATCTTGAGGTTGTCCTGTACGTGGATGCCGAGTTCTTGCCTGTAGTCGAGGCATTCCATCCGACATCTTGGTCAACTGGAAAAGTGGATGGCGGCTATTTGGCTACGGTACGTTTCTCAGACCATCAAGTGGCAGCGCCATTGGTAGCTCGGCATAGCGGTAAACTGGCTGTGGTCAGTCCTGACGCTACGCGCGAACAAGTTGCGCTGTGGTTGGACGAGGCTATCCGAATGTATGAGGATTAG
- a CDS encoding polyprenol monophosphomannose synthase, giving the protein MRVITIIPTYNELESLPLTVGRLRSAVPDSDVLIVDDNSPDGTGELADKMSADDSNIHVLHRTGKDGLGAAYIAGFEWALARDYDVLVEMDADGSHMPEQLPRLLEASEAGADLVIGSRWVKGGEVVNWPLLRKIISRGGSFYSRTMLGLPLRDITAGYRAFKRETLEAIDFDAVESRGYGFQVDMTFRVAMLRKKIVEVPVTFVERELGASKMSGNIVFEAMWNVTRWGLGARWKKLTSKK; this is encoded by the coding sequence GTGCGCGTCATTACCATCATCCCGACCTATAACGAGCTGGAGTCGCTCCCGCTAACCGTAGGGCGGTTGCGGTCCGCAGTTCCGGATTCGGATGTATTGATCGTTGATGACAATTCACCAGACGGCACCGGCGAACTGGCTGACAAGATGTCGGCTGATGATTCGAACATCCACGTACTGCACCGCACCGGCAAGGACGGCTTGGGCGCCGCGTATATTGCTGGCTTCGAGTGGGCTTTGGCTCGGGATTACGACGTCCTGGTTGAAATGGATGCTGACGGCTCGCACATGCCAGAGCAGCTGCCACGCCTTCTGGAAGCCAGCGAGGCCGGCGCCGACCTGGTAATCGGCTCGCGGTGGGTCAAGGGCGGCGAGGTCGTCAACTGGCCATTGCTGCGAAAGATCATTTCTCGCGGTGGCAGCTTCTACTCCCGTACCATGCTTGGTCTGCCATTGCGCGACATCACCGCTGGATACCGCGCCTTCAAGCGCGAGACGCTGGAAGCCATCGATTTTGATGCAGTTGAGTCGCGCGGTTACGGCTTCCAGGTGGATATGACCTTCCGCGTGGCCATGCTACGCAAGAAAATTGTTGAAGTGCCCGTTACGTTTGTTGAGCGTGAGCTAGGCGCTTCGAAGATGAGTGGAAATATCGTCTTCGAAGCCATGTGGAATGTCACTCGCTGGGGCTTGGGTGCTCGCTGGAAGAAACTGACGTCCAAGAAGTAG
- the tatA gene encoding Sec-independent protein translocase subunit TatA, protein MGGLQGWHLVIIIVLALLLFGAPKLPGLARSMGQSLRIFKSEVRQMKDDDPKSETVDGTVNEPNPNEKNNS, encoded by the coding sequence ATGGGTGGTTTGCAGGGATGGCATCTAGTCATCATTATCGTATTGGCACTGTTGCTTTTCGGTGCACCAAAGCTTCCAGGCCTGGCTCGTTCGATGGGCCAGTCGTTGCGTATTTTCAAGTCTGAAGTACGCCAGATGAAGGATGACGATCCTAAATCGGAGACTGTTGATGGCACAGTCAATGAACCGAATCCTAACGAAAAGAACAACTCGTAA
- a CDS encoding DEAD/DEAH box helicase: MTSPAESYANSKARQVEHGTALPDFRASISFDLDPFQAEACKKVTEGHSVLVAAPTGAGKTVVGEFAIFQALRENRKAFYTTPIKALSNQKYSELVNRYGAKSVGLLTGDTSINSEAQIVVMTTEVLRNMLYADSQTLDGLGYVIMDEVHYLADKFRGAVWEEVIIHLPSNVQIISLSATVSNAEEFGGWLDTVRGQTDIIVSEHRPVPLFQHVMVGPNVVDLFAEDVAFDKVAEGDSKASVNPELRKLVRTHNAGGRVQRGRGKGSRGPQRGSGFGERVNRPSVIGKLDRAGLLPAIFFIFSRKGCDMAVQQCAMADLRLTTNEEAAEIAQALDEVSYRIPSEDLDVLEFWAWRDGLIRGFASHHAGLLPIFKEIVEDLFARNLIKVVFATETLALGVNMPARSVVLEKLVKFNGESHVQISSGEYTQLTGRAGRRGIDVEGHSIVVWNPELEPEALAGLASKRTYPLNSSFRPTYNMSTNLLAQFGREQTRQILESSFAQYQADRSVVGMARQVRSKEESLAGYAKSMQCHLGDFTEYLKLQRNLSALEKNAAKSRRTERRSAAERSLQAVIRGDVVDLPGGRRFGRAVVVELDTAMYNPRHTVLTEEGQLRRLSADDLNGPVEIVSRIRIPKGFTGRAPKERRDLASSLRNAIYDQRPPRQDAQSFNYEGADSFEREIAQMRLELKDHPCHACSEKDQHMRWADRYWKLKKDTDKARRAIRGRTNTIATQFDKVCKVLEQFEYLVPSGEGDDFALTDSGRRLRRIYGERDLLTSQILETGKLSKLNAEELCAVVASLVYQARRDGDRPDPKMPTDKVADIWNTTIKIWGALSDAEEALNLDPTAPPESGLIWPMYKWARGSSLNSALRGTDMAPGDFVRWAKQVIDTLDQFAKNSELPPMLVRNAYKAVDQVKRGVVAYSNVLA, encoded by the coding sequence GTGACTTCACCCGCGGAAAGCTACGCGAATTCCAAGGCACGACAGGTCGAACACGGCACTGCGCTTCCTGATTTCCGTGCAAGTATCTCCTTCGATCTGGACCCATTCCAGGCGGAGGCTTGTAAAAAAGTCACCGAAGGGCATAGCGTTCTTGTCGCGGCGCCTACGGGCGCCGGAAAAACAGTTGTTGGCGAATTCGCGATCTTCCAGGCGCTGCGCGAGAACCGGAAAGCTTTCTACACCACTCCGATCAAGGCGCTGAGCAATCAGAAGTACTCGGAACTGGTTAACCGCTACGGTGCCAAGAGCGTTGGCCTGCTGACCGGTGACACGTCGATAAACTCTGAAGCGCAGATCGTCGTGATGACCACCGAGGTCTTGCGGAATATGCTTTACGCGGATTCACAAACCCTTGATGGGCTCGGCTACGTCATCATGGATGAAGTCCACTACCTCGCCGACAAGTTCCGTGGAGCAGTGTGGGAAGAAGTCATCATCCACCTGCCGTCCAACGTCCAGATCATTTCCCTCTCGGCTACCGTTTCCAACGCTGAAGAGTTCGGCGGTTGGCTCGACACCGTACGCGGCCAGACCGACATCATCGTCTCCGAGCATCGTCCTGTGCCGCTTTTCCAGCACGTGATGGTGGGCCCAAACGTCGTTGACCTCTTTGCAGAGGACGTCGCTTTCGACAAGGTGGCCGAAGGCGATTCAAAAGCCAGTGTCAATCCCGAGTTGCGCAAGCTCGTTCGCACCCACAATGCAGGCGGTCGCGTCCAGCGTGGACGAGGCAAGGGCAGCCGCGGGCCTCAGCGAGGGTCCGGGTTCGGCGAACGGGTCAATCGGCCGTCGGTGATCGGCAAGCTGGACCGCGCGGGCTTGCTTCCTGCCATCTTCTTCATCTTCTCCCGCAAGGGCTGCGACATGGCTGTCCAGCAGTGCGCCATGGCTGATCTCCGATTGACCACCAATGAGGAAGCCGCCGAAATTGCGCAGGCACTGGACGAAGTCTCCTATCGGATTCCCAGCGAGGATCTGGACGTACTGGAGTTCTGGGCCTGGCGCGACGGGCTGATTCGAGGATTCGCCTCGCATCATGCCGGACTTCTGCCGATCTTCAAAGAGATCGTCGAAGATCTGTTCGCGCGGAACCTGATCAAAGTCGTTTTTGCTACCGAGACACTGGCGCTGGGCGTCAACATGCCAGCACGCTCTGTCGTGCTGGAAAAACTCGTCAAGTTCAACGGCGAGTCGCATGTACAGATCTCTTCCGGCGAATACACCCAGCTGACTGGTCGCGCCGGACGTCGTGGCATCGACGTGGAAGGGCACTCCATTGTCGTGTGGAACCCGGAGCTCGAGCCAGAAGCGTTAGCTGGCCTTGCCTCCAAGCGTACGTACCCGCTGAACTCTTCCTTCCGGCCGACCTACAACATGTCGACCAACTTGCTGGCCCAATTTGGCCGCGAGCAGACTCGCCAAATCCTCGAATCCTCGTTTGCACAGTATCAGGCCGACCGTTCAGTGGTCGGCATGGCACGGCAGGTGCGGTCCAAGGAGGAATCCCTGGCCGGCTACGCGAAGTCCATGCAATGCCATCTGGGGGATTTCACCGAGTACCTCAAGCTGCAGCGCAATCTGTCCGCGTTGGAGAAGAATGCGGCCAAGAGCCGACGCACTGAACGCCGCTCGGCCGCAGAACGCTCACTGCAGGCAGTCATCCGTGGCGATGTCGTCGACCTTCCCGGCGGACGCCGTTTCGGCCGCGCTGTCGTCGTTGAGCTCGATACCGCCATGTACAACCCGCGCCATACCGTCTTGACCGAGGAAGGCCAGCTGCGCCGGTTGTCAGCTGACGACCTCAACGGGCCGGTGGAAATTGTTTCGCGGATCAGAATCCCCAAGGGGTTCACTGGCCGGGCGCCGAAGGAACGCAGGGATTTGGCCTCATCGCTGCGTAACGCCATCTATGATCAGCGTCCGCCACGCCAGGATGCGCAGAGCTTCAATTACGAAGGCGCGGATTCATTTGAGCGTGAAATCGCCCAGATGCGATTGGAACTCAAGGACCACCCGTGCCATGCCTGTTCCGAAAAGGACCAGCATATGCGCTGGGCCGATCGGTACTGGAAGCTGAAGAAGGACACCGATAAGGCGCGACGCGCCATACGCGGTCGCACCAATACCATCGCCACGCAGTTCGACAAGGTCTGCAAGGTCCTAGAGCAATTCGAATACTTGGTGCCTTCTGGCGAGGGCGATGACTTCGCTCTGACTGACTCCGGCAGGCGCCTGCGCAGGATCTATGGGGAGCGCGACCTTCTTACGAGCCAGATTCTGGAGACCGGTAAACTCAGCAAGCTCAATGCGGAGGAATTGTGCGCCGTCGTAGCCAGCTTGGTTTACCAGGCCCGCCGCGATGGCGATCGTCCTGATCCGAAGATGCCCACCGATAAGGTCGCCGACATCTGGAACACTACTATCAAGATCTGGGGTGCCCTTTCAGACGCTGAAGAGGCCCTGAACCTTGATCCCACCGCGCCGCCTGAATCTGGCCTGATCTGGCCAATGTACAAGTGGGCTCGCGGGTCGAGCCTGAACAGCGCACTTCGCGGCACGGATATGGCACCGGGCGACTTCGTTCGCTGGGCCAAACAGGTCATCGACACCTTGGACCAGTTCGCCAAGAATTCCGAACTTCCGCCCATGCTGGTGCGCAATGCCTATAAGGCGGTCGACCAGGTCAAACGCGGGGTCGTGGCCTACTCGAACGTCCTGGCCTGA